One Natronomonas gomsonensis genomic window, CGACTTCGACTGCCAGCGCTGTGGGGCGTCCATCTCGACGGGTTACTTCATGAAGCTACAGGCCGGCGAACACGGACCGTTCGGGTCGTCGTGCATCCGGAAAGTGACCGGCCGGGAGTGACTCCCACCACAACTGATTCGACGCCGGGGCTGTTATCCCTCCCTATGTCAGCCCTCCCCTTCCAGCGCAACTCGTGGCTCGGTGCGACCGTCGACGTACTGCTTGCGAGTGCCGTCCTCGGTGTGCTGTGGTATCCAGCGCTTTCGGTCGGCAACGAGCTACTCGGGTCGCCACTCGCGGCCTCGACGGTGACGCTGCTCGCCGGGACGCTCGCCATCGGAAGCACTTACCCGTTCGTGGCGGGTCCGTGGTCGCTGGGACGGCTCGGCGAGTTCCTCTTCGCTTTCGTCGTCGCCGTCTTCGCTTTCGGTATCGTCGGTGCGGCGGTGGTCGTCGTCGCTGGATTGGAGCTTTCGGGCAGCAACCCCCTCCCGAGTGCGGTGCTGTTGGGAGCCGCTTACCTCGCCGCCTTCGTGGCTGACATCTGGGGGCCGCAGTTGTTCGAGTAACCGAACGTCTCGACGACCGGTTGGACCAACAGCCTACCGTCCCCGTCGGAGTTCGTCGACGAGCTGTTCGATGGTCTCCCCTTGGGCTTCGAGCAGTTCCGTCTGATACTCGACGGTCTCTCTGAGGGCTTCGACCTCTTCGGCGAGTTCCTCGATGTCGACCTCGGCCGTTTCCCGAACGTCGCCGGTCGGTCCCTCGTCGTCGGTCGACTCCGCGCTATTCATCCCTTGTCTGCCGGTCACGTCCTGGTCGGCGGGCGGCGACCAGTCACTGGAGACGAAGCCGTCGTCCGCCACCTCGGAGTCGTCGGTTGTCCCGTTGTCGTCCGCGTCGGCCGCTTCGCCGGGGGCGGTCTCGTCGTTGGACCCGTCTTCGATGGCGGCCCGAAGCCCGCCGAGCGAGGAGACGCCGTGGAACTCGAAGACAGCGCTCTGTACGTCCTCGCGGACGCGGCCGGCGTGTTCGTTCGGCACCTTGACCCGTTGTTTTCGGCCGTCGGCCTCGACGACGACCTGTGTGGCGACGCTTCCCTCCTCGAAGTCGAGGTCGGCGAGGTTCTCGTAGCGGAACGCCTCGAACTCCTCGTCCCAGACCGCGCTGCCGACGTGTTTCAGCAGTTGTCTGTCGGTGACGACGAGCGTGAGTTCGCTGAATCGGAACGTCGCGTCGACGGCTTCGTCTTCGGCGACGACGCCGGTCGCTCCGAGAACGCCTTCGAGGACGGCCTCGATGACGCTGTCGGCGACGCTTCCGGGAACGGTGAAACTCCGCTCGCCGTCGATGCCGTCGAGTCGAATCGTCGATTTGCGCCGGCCGGTGTCGACGGCGAAGCGCTCGACGTCGTGGTCGTAGCTGTCGAGTGATTCGTCGGACAGCAGCCCCTCGGAGCGATACACGTGCGTCGCCTCGGGGGTGACGACGACGGCGTCTCCACCGCCGACGTCGACGATTTCGATGACCGTCGCGTCGCCGACGGCCTCGGTTACCAGCGCCGGAAGCTCGTCCATGCGTGTGGTGTCCCCGCACGGTAGCTTAAAACCGCTGGCTGACTACGCTACTGACCCGCACAACCACCCGACGGAGATAGGAAGGTTGAAGGGCGAAAGCGGGCAACGAGGAAGTGAGCCCGGGTGGCTTAGCTGGACATAGCGCCGCACTCATAGGGTTACGAGGCGGTACCCGCGATGTCCTGAGACGGTGCCTACGTCTCGTTCCTGGGACATGCGGAGATCGAGGGTTCGGAGCCCTCCCCGGGCACTCCTATTTCGAGAACTCACGTCGAACAGCCGCCGCTTTGCGCACCGAGACGGTAGCGTTAACCCGACAACCCGATTACATGCGGGAAATGAGCGACGGACGCGACCTGTTAGGTGCGCTTCGGCGACTGAAACACCCGCTTCTGTACGTGATGGGACCTGCCTACATTGTCGCAGGAATCCTGCACTTCGTCGTTCCGGAGTTGTACGTCCAAATCGTGCCACCCACCCTCCCGTTTCGGCTCGAACTCGTCTATCTCTCCGGTATCGCGGAAGTCCTCGTCGGCGTCGGCGTGTTGGTTCCACGAACGCGTCGCATCGCGGCGTGGGGGACCGTCGCGCTACTCGTGGCAATCTTCCCCGCGAACATCTACATGGCGACCCAGGGTGTGGTCATCGAGGGCGCACCCGGTGGCGGCGACCCCTCCCAACTCGTCCGATGGGGCAGACTCCCGTTGCAGGCCGTCCTTATCGCGTGGGCGTGGTGGTACACGCAGTCACCGCCCGAGGAGGCGCTGTAACAGTCGTCGCGGGCGGTCGAAACTTCCACTGCATCGGCTTCGATGACTGGCGATGTTTTTTTTTACGTAGGGCGTGCTGAATAGTTACTGCATGAAACGCATCGCCCTCCTCGCCGTCCTGTGTCTGTCGGTCTCCATCTCGGGGTGTTCGATGGTGGCTCCGGACGGGGAATCCGAACCCGAACCGGTCGCGCCGGGGCTCTCCGAAACCGGCATTGAGGACTCCGACGCACTGACGGATGCCCACGGCGATTTCCTCGAAAACACCTCCTTCACGGTTATCACAACCGAAACGGTCGCCCACGAAAACGGGACGGTCCTCGAAGAACGACGGTCTCGGACGGCGGTGGAATCAGGATTCAGCGCCTACGAGGCCGAACGCTACGCCTCGACTGGAAACGAATCCCGTCCCGATGTCGCGCTGTACTTCGACGGAGAGACGGGGGGGTCGGCCCGCCAAACCGACGATGGACGGGTGGTGGAGTCGTTCTCCGCGGAGAGTCCGCTGAGCGAATACGTGACTCGGTCGACACAGACCGACTCCCTCCGTCCGGTTCTGGACTCGTTCACGACGACAGTCAGCGGAGGGACCGAACTGAACGGGAAGACTCTCTACTACGTTCAGTCGACGGACTTTCACAACCGATACGGCTACCTCGGCCCGAGACAGCACGTATCGAAACTTCAGTACGCCGAGTTCAGTGGTAGCGTCGATTCTGAGGGCTTCGTCCACGAGTATCGGCTCATCCAGCGAGGCCCCGGAAACGAGATCGGTGAGACGTTGACCGTCGAACGACGGGTTCGATACACCGACGTCGGCGAGACGACCGTCGAACGGCCGGAATGGGCCGAGGAATGATATCGATGTGTGGGTTAGATGAGTGCCCGCATCACCAACAGCAGGAACATGACCCCGAGGATGGTGAGGGCAGCGGTGGCGACTATCCAGAGGTTGCTGCCCGCGGCGGCGGCCGCAAACGGTGCAGGGAGAACCGTGGGTGCGACGAAGGCGACGGCCGCCAGTAGCGTCGCCACGACGCAGGCGACGATGAGGAGGCCGTACAGCGAATCCCGCAGGAGTCGGGCCATGGACGTGTTGATTGGCCAAACATAAAGAGCGTGTCGGGACCGACGGAAGCGAAACGCCCTTCGGCGACACGGACGGGTCGTGCGTATGGACCGAGAGTTCCCGTTTCACGTCGAGTTGCCAGTCAGATACAGAGACCTCGACACGCTCGAACACGTCAACAACGCCGTCTACGGGACGTACCTCGAACAGGCCCGTATCGAGTACTTCGAGGACGTCCTCGGCGTCGGCTTCGATGAGTTGGGGATGGTGCTGGCGTCGATAGAGATGGATTTCCGGCGGGCAATCGTCCTCGACGACGAGTCGGTTCGAATCGAGTGTGGCGTCACCGACCTCGGGGAATCCAGTTTCCGAATGGGATACCGTGTGTACGCCGCCGGGGCCGACGACCCCGCGGCGACCGGGGAGACGACGCTCGTGGTCGTCGACGAGACGGGGACGAAGCCGGTTCCCGAGTCGTGGCGAGAAGCGTTCCGCGAGTTCGAACCGGGGCTTTGAGCGTCAGCGACGCTTGACTTCCCAACCCGAATCGGTGTGGCGGGCAATCGCCTGAAACGTCGAGGTAATCGTCGAGACAGTCTGTTTGTCCTGCGTATCGGGGTCGAGATGGAAGTGTGCGCGGGCGTCGGCCCCGGAGATGCGTGTCGTGATGAGATGGAGGAAGCGGTAGATGCTGTGGGTCTCGCCGTACTGCAACAGCGTCGTCAGCGAGTCGAAACAGACGGCCATCTCCCGGTCGGCTTCGTGCCAGCGTTCGAGGTACTTGCTGACGACCATTCCGATGCCCGTGAGGTCGCCGGGACTGGAGAGGTATTCGACGGTTACGGAGTCGGGAAGGTTTTCTTCGGTCTCCCCTGGTTGGGTGAAGGCGTCGCTGGTCGTGACGACGACGAGTTCCTCGGGGAGGTCGCCGACGCGTTCAATCCAGCCCTCGACCCACTGCTTTGGTGACAGCATGAAACTCACGACGAGTACCGCCTCCTCTTCGCCGGCCGTCAGGAGGCGCTTACAGCCGATGTCGACCGATTCGTCGACACTCGGGCCGAGAACGAGCACGTTCGACACGTCGGCGATGTCGTCGAGTGCTCCCGCAGATGACATGCTGGCCCTCGGTCGCCATCGGATAAAAACGATTGGGCCGACACGGATGCGGGTGGTCGACCAACCGTTTTTGTCGGTCGCTATCGTGTGGCATCCATGGCACTGACGGGCGATTCGGAATTGGCGGAGTTCGACGCCGAGGCCGCGCTCGAACGAGCGCGAGACGTCTGTGGCGACGGCGTCCAGTCGTTCATGGAGTTCTCACAGAACGAGTACAACATCCTCTACGTCCACGACGACATCGTCGAGATGTATCGCGACGAACAGCACCTCCGGGAGCACTACGCACGCGTGTTGGACCACCTGCACATGGACTTCATGGAGCGTGACACCTACGAGAACACGCTGTTACCGAACGCCGGCCACGTCACCTCGCTCGTCACCCACACCGAGGAGTTGACCCTGCTCAGACTGCTCGGAGAGACGACCGGACTGTACATCGCCTTGGACCCCGACTGCTCTGCGGAGGCTGTCTCCGAGGCCATCGGGCCGCTACGCTGAGCGCCACTCCTCGGCCCGGGTTTCGGCCGCTTCGCGGTCCTCGAAGGTCTCGTGGCGGTACGTCTCCCCGTCGGGGGCCTGCTCGAGTCGGTCGAGGGTCACCGCCCATCGGTCGTCGGCGGTGTGCCGGAGGCGGACGAAGGCGTTGCGGTCGCTTCGACTCCAGACGGCGCCGTCGTCTCGCTCTTCGTGCGTCCAGTCCATGCGACCGAATCGACCGCCGGCGGGGAAAAGTCCGCCGACACGCTCATTGGCGCTCGGGTCCGTTCTCCGCTGTGGCGACCGACGACCCGACATCGATACGCACGCTCGCGGTGACGACCGACGACGTGGTGGCCGCACTCGAAGCCAACGAGCGCCGCGGCGCCGGGGCGGTTCTCCGGGTGACGCCGCCGTTCAGCGGTCGGATGCGCGCCCGGTTACACCTCGCGGGCACCGAACAGGAGTACGACGACCCGGCACCACTCCACCTGCCGCCGGAGGTGTTCGTCGACTCCGTGCCCCAGTTCCCGACGGCGGACCGAACCGAAGACGCCCTCCGTTCACACCCCGAGCGAACGTACGCTCCCGAAACACACCGCGAGTACCACGAACGGGCGGTGGCGGCGTGGCGACGCGCCGTCCGCGACCGACTCCGCGAGGCGACGACCATCCGGACGCCGAAGGGCCCCCACCAGGTCGACCT contains:
- a CDS encoding DUF7115 domain-containing protein is translated as MDELPALVTEAVGDATVIEIVDVGGGDAVVVTPEATHVYRSEGLLSDESLDSYDHDVERFAVDTGRRKSTIRLDGIDGERSFTVPGSVADSVIEAVLEGVLGATGVVAEDEAVDATFRFSELTLVVTDRQLLKHVGSAVWDEEFEAFRYENLADLDFEEGSVATQVVVEADGRKQRVKVPNEHAGRVREDVQSAVFEFHGVSSLGGLRAAIEDGSNDETAPGEAADADDNGTTDDSEVADDGFVSSDWSPPADQDVTGRQGMNSAESTDDEGPTGDVRETAEVDIEELAEEVEALRETVEYQTELLEAQGETIEQLVDELRRGR
- a CDS encoding DoxX family protein; protein product: MSDGRDLLGALRRLKHPLLYVMGPAYIVAGILHFVVPELYVQIVPPTLPFRLELVYLSGIAEVLVGVGVLVPRTRRIAAWGTVALLVAIFPANIYMATQGVVIEGAPGGGDPSQLVRWGRLPLQAVLIAWAWWYTQSPPEEAL
- a CDS encoding acyl-CoA thioesterase, whose translation is MDREFPFHVELPVRYRDLDTLEHVNNAVYGTYLEQARIEYFEDVLGVGFDELGMVLASIEMDFRRAIVLDDESVRIECGVTDLGESSFRMGYRVYAAGADDPAATGETTLVVVDETGTKPVPESWREAFREFEPGL
- a CDS encoding DUF7504 family protein, encoding MSSAGALDDIADVSNVLVLGPSVDESVDIGCKRLLTAGEEEAVLVVSFMLSPKQWVEGWIERVGDLPEELVVVTTSDAFTQPGETEENLPDSVTVEYLSSPGDLTGIGMVVSKYLERWHEADREMAVCFDSLTTLLQYGETHSIYRFLHLITTRISGADARAHFHLDPDTQDKQTVSTITSTFQAIARHTDSGWEVKRR
- a CDS encoding DUF7543 family protein, producing the protein MDWTHEERDDGAVWSRSDRNAFVRLRHTADDRWAVTLDRLEQAPDGETYRHETFEDREAAETRAEEWRSA